A portion of the Euwallacea similis isolate ESF13 chromosome 8, ESF131.1, whole genome shotgun sequence genome contains these proteins:
- the LOC136410403 gene encoding sperm flagellar protein 1-like isoform X1 has product MNLPLEDIFQWVDEHEITRQKKNFHRDFSDAVSLAEILKKHYPKLVELHNYAPKHALSQKIVNWETLNKKVLNKLKINLSPAEQGQLARAVPGVIERLLHKIKLKVEKHETAQKNVENKEKTYYLEGISPKEFEEGKAILGRNDDNAGVNALTVLDIEVKTEASNEKLIPSNICDQMKADTTEKINEIAQLRQKVIIAHSLVEQMEKLLKIQDKRITDLTKQLHVILTGEGDNVTSPRTRLFNKIF; this is encoded by the exons ATGAATCTTCCATTGGAAGATATCTTCCAGTGGGTCGACGAGCACGAAATCACcaggcaaaaaaaaaattttcacagGGATTTTTCGGACGCAGTGTCTTTGGCTGAAATACTGAAGAAACACTATCCAAAGCTCGTGGAACTGCACAATTACGCTCCAAAACACGCACTCTCTCAGAAGATCGTCAACTGGGAAACTTTAAATAAGAAG gttttgaataaattgaaaataaacctCTCCCCTGCCGAGCAGGGACAACTGGCAAGAGCTGTTCCAGGGGTGATAGAGAGGTTACTGcacaaaattaaacttaaagtAGAGAAGCATGAGACTGCACAGAAAAACGTTGAGAACAAGGAGAAAACATATTATTTAGAGGGGATTTCGCCGAAGGAATTTGAAGAGGGTAAAGCTATTTTAGGGAGGAACGATGATAATGCTGGAGTCAACGCGTTAACAGTGCTTGATATAGAAGTGAAAACTGAGGCTTCTAACGAGAAACTTATACCTAGCAATATTTGTGATCAAATGAAAGCTGATACGACTGAGAAAATTAATGAGATTGCTCAGTTGCGTCAAAAGGTGATCATTGCACACAGTCTG GTGGagcaaatggaaaaattgcttaaaatacAGGACAAACGAATAACTGATTTGACTAAACAGCTTCACGTTATTCTGACTGGAGAAGGCGATAATGTGACTTCCCCGAGGACTcgactttttaataaaatattttag
- the LOC136410432 gene encoding mesoderm induction early response protein 1-like produces MEVYRTSIAINSRSGYIKAKSSVSHLTTNFEDGPGFEEGDSSSSSNMSSPTYSSKLFYASENQENDNPKRYDEKYPDASRLLRSKVIEEDEDRFHLKHAPEEVTPMIMKTIMVGGDYQAVIPDGLSHYGDALPYENDDKLLWDPSPVSSAEVENYLKQAAVMCKTSLPTGKHLRDCEPALHLLQQCGHNTEEALRRLQINKHLYEEETMQIWSEEECRNFEAGIRLFGKNFWMTQQNKVRTRSVGELVQFYYLWKKTERHDMFANKIRLEKKKYVLHPGVTDFMDRFLEESSDFRDRSSSPNVVNP; encoded by the coding sequence ATGGAAGTTTATCGAACATCCATAGCGATAAACTCGAGAAGCGGTTACATAAAAGCGAAATCATCTGTAAGTCATTTGACCACCAACTTTGAGGACGGTCCTGGATTCGAAGAAGGCGACTCAAGCTCCAGCTCCAACATGTCCAGTCCTACTTATTCATCCAAACTATTTTACGCTTCTGAGAACCAGGAGAATGATAATCCTAAGAGGTATGACGAAAAGTATCCAGATGCGTCCCGATTGCTCCGATCCAAAGTAATTGAAGAGGATGAGGATCGGTTTCATTTGAAACATGCACCTGAAGAAGTAACGCCAATGATCATGAAGACCATCATGGTAGGAGGAGATTATCAGGCTGTAATTCCTGATGGTTTGTCACATTATGGCGATGCCCTCCCTTATGAAAATGATGATAAATTGCTGTGGGATCCTTCACCAGTATCCTCAGCTGAGGTGGAGAACTATCTTAAACAAGCTGCAGTAATGTGCAAAACATCTCTTCCAACTGGTAAGCATTTGAGAGATTGTGAGCCTGCTCTACATCTTCTTCAGCAATGCGGACATAACACAGAGGAGGCCTTAAGGCGACTCCAGATCAATAAACACCTCTATGAGGAGGAAACCATGCAAATTTGGTCAGAGGAGGAGTGCAGGAACTTTGAGGCTGGCATAAGGTTATTTGGGAAAAACTTCTGGATGACCCAACAGAACAAGGTTAGAACTCGATCAGTGGGCGAGCTGGTACAGTTTTATTATCTGTGGAAAAAAACTGAGAGGCATGATATGTTTGCAAATAAGATCAGGTTGGAGAAGAAGAAGTATGTTCTGCATCCAGGGGTGACTGACTTTATGGATAGGTTCTTGGAAGAATCCAGCGATTTCCGAGACAGGAGCTCGTCGCCAAATGTTGTTAATCCTTAA
- the LOC136410403 gene encoding sperm flagellar protein 1-like isoform X2 — MNLPLEDIFQWVDEHEITRQKKNFHRDFSDAVSLAEILKKHYPKLVELHNYAPKHALSQKIVNWETLNKKVLNKLKINLSPAEQGQLARAVPGVIERLLHKIKLKVEKHETAQKNVENKEKTYYLEGISPKEFEEGKAILGRNDDNAGVNALTVLDIEVKTEASNEKLIPSNICDQMKADTTEKINEIAQLRQKVEQMEKLLKIQDKRITDLTKQLHVILTGEGDNVTSPRTRLFNKIF; from the exons ATGAATCTTCCATTGGAAGATATCTTCCAGTGGGTCGACGAGCACGAAATCACcaggcaaaaaaaaaattttcacagGGATTTTTCGGACGCAGTGTCTTTGGCTGAAATACTGAAGAAACACTATCCAAAGCTCGTGGAACTGCACAATTACGCTCCAAAACACGCACTCTCTCAGAAGATCGTCAACTGGGAAACTTTAAATAAGAAG gttttgaataaattgaaaataaacctCTCCCCTGCCGAGCAGGGACAACTGGCAAGAGCTGTTCCAGGGGTGATAGAGAGGTTACTGcacaaaattaaacttaaagtAGAGAAGCATGAGACTGCACAGAAAAACGTTGAGAACAAGGAGAAAACATATTATTTAGAGGGGATTTCGCCGAAGGAATTTGAAGAGGGTAAAGCTATTTTAGGGAGGAACGATGATAATGCTGGAGTCAACGCGTTAACAGTGCTTGATATAGAAGTGAAAACTGAGGCTTCTAACGAGAAACTTATACCTAGCAATATTTGTGATCAAATGAAAGCTGATACGACTGAGAAAATTAATGAGATTGCTCAGTTGCGTCAAAAG GTGGagcaaatggaaaaattgcttaaaatacAGGACAAACGAATAACTGATTTGACTAAACAGCTTCACGTTATTCTGACTGGAGAAGGCGATAATGTGACTTCCCCGAGGACTcgactttttaataaaatattttag